In one window of Zygosaccharomyces rouxii strain CBS732 chromosome E complete sequence DNA:
- the PGK1 gene encoding phosphoglycerate kinase (highly similar to uniprot|P00560 Saccharomyces cerevisiae YCR012W PGK1 3-phosphoglycerate kinase catalyzes transfer of high-energy phosphoryl groups from the acyl phosphate of 1 3-bisphosphoglycerate to ADP to produce ATP key enzyme in glycolysis and gluconeogenesis), with the protein MSLSSKLSVDNLNVQGKRVFIRVDFNVPLDGKTITSNQRIVAALPTIKHVLSQNPRYVVLASHLGRPNGERVEKYSMEPVAGELQKLLDQPVTFVNDCVGPQVTKAVEESKPGSVLLLENLRFHIEEEGSKKVDGQKVKASPESIEAFRKELSSLADVYINDAFGTAHRAHSSMVGFDLPQRAGGYLLNKELTFFGKALENPERPFLAILGGAKVADKIQLIDNLLDKVNILIIGGGMSFTFKKVLDNTQIGDSIFDQAGSELVPKLVEKAKKNNVEIVLPVDWVVGDKFGPDANTKVVSEKEGIPAGWQGLDSGPESRKLFAAAVAKAKTIVWNGPPGVFEFEKFAEGTKALLDEVVKASSAGVTVIIGGGDTATVAKKYGAADKISHVSTGGGASLELLEGKTLPGVAFLSNKN; encoded by the coding sequence ATGTCTTTGTCCTCTAAGCTATCAGTTGACAACTTGAACGTCCAAGGCAAGCGTGTCTTCATCAGAGTTGACTTCAACGTCCCATTGGATGGTAAGACTATCACTTCCAACCAAAGAATCGTTGCTGCTCTACCAACCATCAAGCACGTCTTGTCTCAAAACCCAAGATACGTTGTTTTGGCTTCTCATTTGGGTAGACCAAACGGTGAAAGAGTCGAAAAGTACTCTATGGAACCAGTTGCCGGTGAATTGCAAAAGTTGTTGGATCAACCAGTTACTTTCGTGAACGACTGTGTCGGTCCTCAAGTTACCAAGGCCGTTGAAGAATCTAAGCCAGGTTCTGTTCTTCTATTGGAAAACTTGCGTTTCCAcatcgaagaagaaggttcCAAGAAGGTTGACGGTCAAAAGGTCAAGGCTTCTCCAGAATCTATTGAAGCTTTCAGAAAGGAATTGTCCTCTTTGGCTGATGTCTACATCAACGATGCTTTCGGTACCGCTCACAGAGCTCACTCCTCCATGGTTGGTTTCGACTTGCCACAACGTGCCGGTGGTTACTTGTTGAACAAGGAATTGACCTTCTTCGGTAAGGCTCTAGAAAACCCAGAAAGACCATTCTTGGCTATCTTGGGTGGTGCTAAGGTTGCTGACaagatccaattgatcGACAACTTGTTGGACAAGGTTAACATTTTGAtcattggtggtggtatgTCTTTCACTTTCAAGAAGGTTTTGGACAACACTCAAATCGGTGACTCTATCTTCGACCAAGCTGGTTCTGAACTAGTTCCAAAGTTGGTTGAGAAGgccaagaagaacaacGTCGAAATTGTTTTGCCAGTTGACTGGGTTGTTGGTGACAAGTTCGGTCCAGACGCTAACACCAAGGTTGTTTCCGAAAAGGAAGGTATTCCAGCTGGCTGGCAAGGTTTGGACAGCGGTCCAGAATCTAGAAAGTTGTTCGCCGCCGCTGTCGCTAAGGCTAAGACCATCGTGTGGAACGGTCCTCCAGGTGTTTTCgaattcgaaaaattcgCTGAAGGTACCAAGGCTCTATTGGACGAAGTTGTCAAGGCTTCTTCCGCTGGTGTCACTGTTATCAtcggtggtggtgacaCTGCTACCGTTGCCAAGAAGTACGGTGCTGCTGACAAGATCTCTCACGTCTCcactggtggtggtgccTCTTTGGAATTGCTAGAAGGTAAGACTTTGCCAGGTGTTGCTTTCTTGTCTAACAAGAACTAA
- a CDS encoding acetate uptake transporter family protein (similar to uniprot|P32907 Saccharomyces cerevisiae YNR002C FUN34 Putative transmembrane protein involved in ammonia production member of the TC 9.B.33 YaaH family homolog of Ady2p and Y. lipolytica Gpr1p) → MSFSDVEKRQSTDSDAAYEQPTGFSTGAYNVGDDNSSANEHGVHRVFTAGDNDEYVVIGRRKFLKDDLFQAFGGTLNPGLAPPSEHKFANPAPLGLSGFALTTFVLSMIKAKAQGLTIPNVVVGPAMFYGGIVQVIAGVWELALENTFGGTALCSYGGFWMSFSALYIPWFGIVDAYKDDQDQLGNAVGIYLLGWAIFTYGLSVCTMKSTLMFFALYFLLGTTFLLLAIGSITDNFGVNRAGGVLGIIVAFIAWYNAFAGLANKRNSYVQCKAIPLPNNDWHFGRMVHHRR, encoded by the coding sequence ATGTCCTTTTCTGATGTTGAAAAACGGCAGAGCACAGATTCTGACGCAGCTTACGAACAACCAACCGGGTTTAGTACTGGTGCTTACAatgttggtgatgataacAGTAGTGCCAATGAGCATGGGGTCCACAGGGTTTTCACCGCAGGTGATAACGATGAGTACGTGGTAATCGGGCGTCGGAAATTTTTAAAGGATGATTTATTCCAGGCCTTTGGTGGTACTCTGAATCCAGGTTTAGCACCACCATCAGAACACAAGTTTGCCAACCCTGCGCCGTTGGGACTATCAGGTTTCGCATTGACTACATTTGTCCTATCCATGATAAAGGCAAAGGCCCAAGGCCTAACAATACCGAATGTCGTCGTGGGACCGGCTATGTTTTACGGTGGTATTGTACAAGTGATTGCAGGAGTTTGGGAATTAGCACTTGAAAATACCTTTGGTGGTACTGCTCTTTGCTCCTACGGTGGATTTTGGATGAGCTTTTCAGCCCTGTACATTCCATGGTTTGGTATTGTTGACGCCTATAAGGAtgatcaagatcaattggGAAACGCTGTAGGCATTTATCTATTGGGTTGGGCGATTTTCACCTACGGATTGTCTGTCTGTACCATGAAATCCACACTGATGTTCTTTGCTCTCTATTTTCTCTTGGGTACTACTTTCTTACTTCTGGCGATTGGATCAATTACGGATAATTTTGGTGTTAATAGAGCTGGTGGTGTTCTTGGGATTATCGTCGCGTTTATCGCTTGGTATAATGCATTTGCAGGTTTGGCTAATAAGCGGAACTCTTATGTGCAGTGTAAAGCGATTCCATTACCAAATAACGATTGGCATTTTGGTAGAATGGTTCACCATCGTCGCTGA
- the ADY2 gene encoding Ady2p (similar to uniprot|P25613 Saccharomyces cerevisiae YCR010C ADY2 Accumulation of DYads member of the TC 9.B.33 YaaH family of putative transporters Protein involved in Accumulation of DYads) yields MMQAQSDAVGRIATEGDNNEYIRFGHQKYLKSDLYEAFGGTLQPGLAPASEHRFANPAPLGLSAFAATTFMLSLINAKAQNVTIPNAIVGPAIFYGGIVQIIAGIWEIALENAFGGTALCSYGGFWMSYAAIYIPWFGITKAYEGEESELSNAVGFFLLAMTIFTLGITICTMKSTLMFFLLFFLLDITFLLLAISEFTGKFGVKRAGGILGVIVALLAWYNAFAGLATRQNSYLTGHPVPLPTNEYTLTNITGRNRRRVN; encoded by the coding sequence ATGATGCAAGCACAATCAGATGCTGTCGGTAGAATCGCTACTGAAGGTGATAACAACGAATATATTCGTTTTGGACACCAGAAATATCTCAAGAGTGACTTGTACGAAGCATTTGGTGGTACTTTACAGCCTGGTTTAGCACCGGCATCAGAACACAGATTTGCGAACCCTGCCCCTCTTGGTCTATCCGCCTTTGCAGCGACAACTTTTATGCTCTCGCTAATAAATGCAAAGGCTCAAAATGTAACAATCCCAAATGCAATTGTTGGTCCAGCCATTTTTTACGGTGGCATTGTTCAGATAATCGCTGGAATTTGGGAAATTGCACTTGAAAATGCTTTTGGTGGCACTGCCCTTTGCTCTTATGGAGGGTTCTGGATGAGTTACGCCGCGATTTACATTCCTTGGTTCGGAATAACTAAGGCTTACGAAGGAGAGGAATCGGAACTGAGTAATGCTGTGGGGTTTTTCCTGCTAGCAATGACGATATTTACTCTTGGGATTACGATCTGCACAATGAAATCCACTTTAATGTTCTTTTTGCTCTTTTTCCTTCTAGACATTACGTTTCTACTACTAGCCATTTCGGAATTTACAGGTAAATTCGGAGTCAAAAGAGCTGGGGGGATTCTGGGAGTTATAGTTGCACTTTTAGCCTGGTACAATGCATTTGCCGGTTTGGCTACAAGGCAGAATTCTTACTTGACGGGTCATCCGGTACCTTTACCTACAAACGAGTATACTCTAACCAACATTACAGGTAGGAACCGTCGTCGTGTTAACTAA
- the RPC34 gene encoding DNA-directed RNA polymerase III subunit C34 (highly similar to uniprot|P32910 Saccharomyces cerevisiae YNR003C RPC34 RNA polymerase III subunit C34 interacts with TFIIIB70 and is a key determinant in pol III recruitment by the preinitiation complex) translates to MGNLLENALQLSDQAKDLHTKMLDKGPSVLFTQPELQETSGIASLNDLMPIVQELLDKNLIKLVKQNNELKFQAVDIFEAQKKSAMSAEESLVYSYIEASGREGIWTKTIKAKTNLHQHVVLKCLKSLESQRYVKSVKSVKYPTRKIYMLYNLQPSIDVTGGPWFTDSELDVEFINSLLTIVWRFASDRTFPNGFKNFSGNDKKELLYAPNVKNYSTIQDILDFIVASQVVNVELTPANIRSLCDVLVYDDKMEKISHDCYRVTLESVRQMTQYGGLISNDDDGEFSIFDYFNLIAPSQNDKEAVYFDEWIL, encoded by the coding sequence ATGGGGAATCTCTTAGAAAATGCTCTGCAACTTTCAGATCAGGCAAAAGATCTACATACCAAGATGTTGGATAAAGGTCCCAGCGTCTTGTTCACACAACctgaattacaagaaactTCAGGTATAGCGTCTCTAAATGATTTGATGCCAATTGTGCAAGAATTATTAGACAAAAATCTGATTAAGTTGGTTAAGCAAAATAATGAACTAAAATTCCAAGCCGTTGACATCTTTGAAGCCCAAAAGAAATCTGCCATGTCAGCTGAAGAATCTCTTGTGTATTCCTACATCGAAGCTAGCGGCAGAGAGGGTATATGGACTAAGACCATTAAGGCAAAGACAAACTTACACCAACATGTGGTTCTCAAATGTTTGAAGAGTTTAGAATCTCAGCGGTATGTGAAAAGTGTGAAAAGTGTTAAATACCCAACTAGAAAAATTTACATGCTTTACAATTTACAACCTTCCATTGACGTTACCGGTGGTCCTTGGTTTACTGATAGTGAATTAGATGTTGAATTTATTAACAGTTTGCTTACAATCGTTTGGAGATTTGCATCCGATAGAACATTCCCCAACGGCTTCAAAAACTTTAGCGGTAATGATAAGAAGGAACTACTATACGCACCTAATGTAAAGAATTATTCTACCATCCAAGATATATTGGATTTCATAGTGGCATCCCAAGTGGTCAACGTTGAATTAACGCCTGCCAATATAAGATCTCTATGTGATGTTTTAGTGTACGATGACAAGATGGAAAAGATATCACACGATTGCTACAGAGTGACTTTAGAGAGTGTGCGACAAATGACACAGTACGGTGGATTAATTTCCAACGATGACGATGGCgaattttcaatttttgattatTTCAACCTGATTGCACCATCACAGAATGATAAAGAAGCAGTATATTTCGATGAATGGATTCTGTGA
- a CDS encoding uncharacterized protein (no similarity), which produces MGRRSIKQDTKGTVTTNTTDFSKRSKFASSLREYVHKIKEFCYPVECTTTQYFHHFRRWKNAKQSYTFVESIPRIGKEVVITPEKKEEKEKEYENDLQRMLSLRKIKHQDPEQYRMGCMMLKWYFESKSRRNNHERINGDATGKLFNENEEQQKNASRHNHPTFKPASEIANTQAFTNNLKLSINKHGRIPRQTKFRPLDRCGRHSQEPFELEVENDKGTANERILDDLVHMIDDYLGDTN; this is translated from the coding sequence ATGGGTCGAAGAAGTATAAAGCAAGACACTAAAGGAACAGTGACTACCAACACCACTGATTTTTCGAAACGCTCAAAATTTGCTTCGAGCCTTCGAGAATATGTTCACaagatcaaagaattcTGTTATCCAGTTGAATGCACTACGACACAATACTTTCATCATTTCCGAAGATGGAAGAATGCGAAGCAATCATATACATTTGTAGAGTCAATACCACGAATTGGCAAAGAAGTTGTTATTACTccagaaaagaaagaggaaaaggaaaaggaataTGAGAATgatcttcaaagaatgcTGTCATTGAGGAAAATAAAGCACCAGGATCCCGAACAATACAGAATGGGATGTATGATGTTAAAATGGTATTTCGAAAGTAAGAGTAGAAGAAACAACCATGAGCGAATCAACGGAGATGCAACTGGAAAGCTGTTTAATGAGAATGAAGAGCAACAAAAAAATGCATCCCGCCACAATCACCCTACATTCAAACCTGCTTCAGAAATAGCGAATACACAGGCATTCACTAACAATTTAAAATTGTCTATAAACAAACATGGACGAATTCCAAGACAGACTAAATTTCGACCCCTTGATCGTTGTGGTCGTCATTCTCAAGAACCATTTGAACTGGAGGTCGAGAACGACAAAGGTACGGCTAATGAAAGGATCCTTGACGACCTAGTTCACATGATCGATGACTACCTCGGTGATACTAACTAA
- the POL4 gene encoding DNA-directed DNA polymerase IV (similar to uniprot|P25615 Saccharomyces cerevisiae YCR014C POL4 Probable homolog of mammalian DNA polymerase beta may function in double-stranded DNA break repair DNA polymerase IV) encodes MAILKDHTFLFLPNVSSSTLDFLAGLIAKEGGKVIEDVNQLDPETVVLINDSFVGEGENIIHEDILRRESDLDIDYIYDYITENSVKCVRASKVSRWLKDGQLVISKPELVQLIPTEEEKSAYENVSSDSESATDVEGTDGGERSPSKDQHEGQETPKGSDGEDSRSLETNWSKNELVIKFLDILAHRYKVKGDNFRSRGYNLAKIGIQRLPHEIESGVQAQKEVSNVGSSIAKKIQTILDTGTLPGAYESPQFEESLQYLSKCHNVGTYTARRWTNLGLKSFAEVSQKFPHELKTDWPILFGWSFYEDWSIPIPRQECSQIERIVNQELKSVDPACQVEIQGSYLRGADYCGDLDMLFHKKNCNDTTELSSIMEEVAIRLYDKGYIKCFLQLTPRICELFAPKILDRFKKCNLQAKTITPSNERIKKFYFGFQIPGSTAKNGNPKSLLLSDDQFMSLNTKVGNPCRRVDFFSCKWSELGASRLQWTGPKEFNRWLRMIAIEKGMKLTQHGLFDKNDVLIESFIDTKIFQALDQPYIGPEERNHVFKKRRSK; translated from the coding sequence ATGGCCATTCTGAAGGACCACACATTTCTATTTCTACCTAATGTAAGCTCTTCAACTCTCGACTTTCTGGCTGGATTAATAGCTAAGGAAGGAGGGAAAGTGATAGAAGATGTGAATCAACTGGACCCTGAGACGGTTGTATTGATAAACGATTCCTTCGTTGGTGAAGGGGAAAATATCATCCATGAAGATATTCTAAGGAGGGAAAGCGATCTGGATATTGACTACATCTACGACTACATTACCGAAAATTCTGTGAAATGTGTTAGGGCAAGTAAAGTGAGTAGGTGGCTTAAAGATGGTCAATTAGTGATATCTAAACCGGAACTAGTGCAATTAATACCAACTGAAGAGGAGAAATCAGCATATGAAAACGTGAGTTCGGATTCTGAGTCAGCTACAGATGTTGAAGGAACTGATGGGGGTGAAAGGAGTCCCAGCAAGGACCAGCACGAGGGTCAAGAGACACCAAAGGGTTCTGATGGGGAAGATTCAAGGTCCCTTGAGACAAACTGGTCAAAAAATGAGCTAGTTATCAAGTTTCTAGATATACTTGCCCATAGGTACAAGGTGAAGGGCGATAATTTCCGATCTAGAGGCTATAACCTTGCCAAGATTGGCATTCAACGCTTGCCTCATGAGATTGAATCAGGAGTCCAAGCTCAAAAGGAGGTTTCTAACGTTGGATCTAGTATCGCTAAAAAGATCCAAACAATCTTAGATACAGGCACTCTACCGGGCGCTTATGAATCACctcaatttgaagagaGCCTCCAATATTTATCCAAATGTCATAACGTGGGAACCTATACCGCTCGAAGGTGGACCAACTTGGGACTGAAATCCTTTGCAGAggtttctcaaaaatttcccCACGAATTGAAAACAGATTGGCCGATCCTCTTCGGATGGTCATTTTACGAGGATTGGTCAATCCCCATTCCGCGGCAAGAGTGTtctcaaattgaaagaatcgTTAACCAAGAGTTAAAATCAGTCGATCCTGCATGCCAAGTAGAGATACAAGGTAGTTACTTGAGAGGAGCAGATTACTGCGGTGACCTTGACATGCTATTCCAtaagaaaaattgtaatgATACGACTGAATTATCGAGCATAATGGAAGAAGTTGCGATTAGACTTTATGACAAGGGTTACATCAAGTGTTTCCTACAGTTGACGCCACGCATATGCGAACTATTTGCTCCCAAAATCCTTGACCGATTCAAGAAGTGTAACTTACAAGCTAAAACGATAACGCCCAGTAACGAGCGTATAAAGAAATTCTATTTCGGTTTCCAGATCCCTGGATCAACCGCCAAAAATGGGAACCCTAAGTCATTACTGTTATCAGATGATCAATTCATGTCATTGAATACAAAAGTAGGGAACCCCTGTAGAAGAGTTGATTTTTTCAGCTGTAAATGGTCCGAATTAGGCGCCAGCAGATTACAATGGACAGGTCCTAAAGAATTTAACCGCTGGTTAAGAATGATTGCCATTGAAAAAGGGATGAAATTGACCCAACATGGCCTGTTCGACAAAAATGACGTTCTCATCGAAAGCTTCATTGataccaaaattttccaagcGCTTGACCAGCCATACATAGGGCCCGAAGAACGCAACCACGTATTCAAAAAAAGACGTTCCAAATAG
- the ADP1 gene encoding putative ATP-dependent permease ADP1 (similar to uniprot|P25371 Saccharomyces cerevisiae YCR011C ADP1 Shows homology to ATP-dependent permeases Active transport ATPase), with translation MLKVQLHVLLLLFSVQWTRVMGIGFDQVEFRTRTTLSRPDRDSAGGDAAAGGNGDGDKCPPCFNCMLPIFECKQYSECNSNTGRCECIPGFAGDDCSIPVCGGLDEPNGRRPQRDNGSDTCQCKAGWGGINCNICEEDFACDAFMPGPELKGTCYKNGMIVNKSYQGCNVTNEKILQTLKGRIPQVTFSCDNHTKDCNFQFWIDRIESFYCGLDRCQFEYDLKSNSSHYNCESARCKCVPNTTLCGAKGSIDISDFLTQTVKGPGDFVCDLQTKKCRFSEPSMNDLISTIFGDPYIMLECRGGECLHYSEIPGYMPPDKDISMSWQANLILALTSVLVLLLVTFVTFCISKSPLFKNDPLALEGDDFLSGGGGGGATSAQEPSDANFLKTDVEAVLTFKDIVYQVPINRDNSETVLNEVSGVVQPGEMMALLGGSGAGKTTLLDILAMKKKAGKVSGQIKVNGKSISKKDYTKLIGFVDQDDYLLQTLTVFETVLNSALLRLPRALPFEAKRSRVYKVLEELRILDIKDKIIGNEFERGISGGEKRRVSIACELVTSPLILFLDEPTSGLDANNASNVVDCLVRLARNYGRTLVLSIHQPRSNIFQMFDKLVLLSNGEMVYSGEAIRVNEFLRNNGYQCPTEYNIADYLIDITFETQLQSKKRARAASSRSGMQVTPDVLQNPTSGIDANKNAIHPALEEGSGSVPSVTQREWEHLAGHRDEIRTLLKDSVSQEHETVGSMNTRLLHNRFKDGPYYAQLSHDIATILTNYATAQMELPSSMNSASFPQQLSILCSRTFKNIYRNPKLLLANYLMTLLLGGFLGTLYYDVSNDISGFQNRLGLFFFIMTYFGFVTLTGLSSFAVERIIFIKERSNNYYSPLAYYFSKILSDVLPLRVIPPVILGLVVYPLVGLNMDNHAFFKFIGILVLFNLGISLEILSIGIIFEDLSNSIIFSVLVLLGSLLFSGLFINTKEITSVAFKYLKNFSLFYYAYESLLINEVKSLMLREKKYGLDIEVPGATILSTFGFSVQNLGLDIKILGVFSTVFLIIGYVALKLIVVEQK, from the coding sequence ATGTTGAAGGTCCAACTACATGTGTTGCTGTTACTTTTTAGTGTTCAATGGACCCGTGTAATGGGGATCGGTTTCGACCAAGTTGAATTTAGAACGAGAACTACGTTATCACGGCCCGATCGTGACAGCGCCGGCGGCGACGCCGCCGCCGGCGGTAAcggtgatggtgataaatGTCCACCTTGCTTTAATTGTATgttaccaatttttgaatgtAAACAATATTCCGAGTGTAATTCTAATACCGGTAGGTGTGAATGTATTCCAGGATTTGCAGGCGATGATTGTTCTATTCCTGTCTGTGGTGGGTTAGATGAGCCAAACGGTAGAAGGCCTCAACGTGACAATGGATCTGACACATGTCAATGTAAGGCAGGTTGGGGTGGTATAAACTGTAACATATGCGAGGAAGATTTCGCATGTGACGCATTTATGCCAGGGCCTGAATTAAAGGGAACTTGTTATAAAAATGGTATGATTGTTAACAAATCTTATCAAGGTTGTAATGTAaccaatgaaaaaattttacAAACTCTTAAGGGTAGAATTCCTCAAGTCACCTTTTCATGTGACAATCATACAAAGGATTGCaactttcaattttggatAGACAGGATAGAGAGTTTTTACTGTGGACTAGATCGTTGTCAATTCGAATACGatttaaaatcaaattcttctcaTTACAATTGTGAAAGCGCTAGATGCAAGTGTGTTCCAAACACTACTTTGTGTGGCGCCAAAGGATCAATTGATATATCTGACTTTTTGACACAAACCGTTAAAGGTCCTGGTGATTTTGTATGTGATTTGCAAACAAAAAAATGTAGGTTCAGTGAACCCTCTATGAACGATTTAAtctcaacaatttttggCGATCCTTACATTATGCTTGAGTGCCGCGGTGGTGAATGTCTTCATTACAGTGAAATACCAGGTTACATGCCTCCAGACAAGGATATTTCCATGTCTTGGCAGGCAAACCTCATTTTAGCGCTAACTTCCGTGTTAGTTTTACTGCTAGTGACTTTTGTCACTTTCTGTATCTCTAAGTCACCTTTGTTCAAAAACGATCCATTAGCATTGGAAGGTGATGACTTTTTATCTGGTGGAGGTGGCGGTGGAGCTACAAGTGCCCAGGAGCCTTCAGATGCTAATTTCCTGAAGACTGATGTCGAGGCTGTCCTAACGTTTAAAGATATCGTGTACCAAGTGCCAATAAACCGTGACAATTCCGAAACGGTTCTTAATGAAGTCAGTGGAGTAGTACAACCAGGTGAGATGATGGCGCTTTTGGGTGGATCAGGCGCTGGCAAAACCACACTCTTAGATATTTTAGccatgaagaagaaagcgGGTAAAGTTTCTGGTCAGATCAAAGTCAACGGGAAGTCTATCTCTAAGAAAGATTATACCAAATTAATTGGATTTGttgatcaagatgattACTTGTTACAAACGTTAACAGTCTTCGAAACAGTTCTAAACAGTGCATTATTACGTTTACCGCGTGCCTTGCCTTTTGAAGCGAAAAGATCTAGGGTTTACAAAGTCTTAGAAGAACTAAGAATTTTAGATATTAAGGATAAAATCATTGGTAATGAGTTTGAAAGGGGAATTAGTGGTGGAGAAAAGAGGAGAGTGTCTATCGCGTGTGAATTAGTGACTAGTCCACTGATTCTGTTTTTAGACGAACCCACATCAGGGTTGGATGCCAACAATGCAAGTAACGTTGTAGATTGTTTGGTGAGATTAGCTAGAAATTACGGGAGAACGCTTGTATTGTCAATCCATCAACCAAGATCgaatattttccaaatgtttGATAAACTGGTCCTTTTAAGTAATGGTGAGATGGTCTATTCCGGTGAAGCCATAAGAGTTAATGAATTCTTACGCAATAATGGTTACCAATGTCCCACGGAATACAACATTGCCGATTATTTGATAGATATCACTTTTGAAACCCAATTGCAAAGTAAGAAAAGAGCTAGAGCCGCTAGTAGTAGGAGTGGTATGCAAGTCACCCCTGATGTACTCCAAAATCCCACTTCGGGTATAGACGCCAATAAGAATGCAATTCACCCAGCGTTGGAAGAGGGAAGCGGATCCGTACCTTCAGTTACGCAACGTGAATGGGAACATTTAGCTGGTCATAgggatgaaattagaacTTTACTCAAAGATAGTGTATCACAAGAACACGAAACTGTTGGTTCCATGAATACCAGACTTTTGCATAATCGTTTCAAGGATGGTCCCTATTATGCACAATTGAGTCATGATATAGCTACCATTCTCACTAATTATGCAACAGCTCAAATGGAATTACCATCGTCAATGAATTCGGCATCTTTTCCTCAACAGTTATCCATTCTCTGTTCGAGAAcatttaaaaatatttaCAGAAATCCCAAACTGTTACTGGCCAACTATCTCATGACTCTATTGCTAGGTGGATTTTTAGGAACACTTTATTACGATGTTTCTAATGACATTAGTGGATTCCAAAACAGGTTGGgacttttcttcttcattatgacatattttggatttgttaCACTGACAGGTTTGAGTTCCTTCGCTGTGGAGAgaattattttcattaagGAACGCTCCAATAATTACTACTCACCACTAGCCTATTATTTCAGCAAAATTTTGAGTGATGTTTTACCATTAAGAGTAATTCCACCGGTTATCTTAGGATTGGTCGTCTATCCCTTAGTGGGGCTAAACATGGATAACCATgcctttttcaaatttattgGAATCCTAGTGCTTTTCAATTTGGGTATATCCTTAGAAATTCTATccattggtattatttTTGAAGACTTGAGCAACTCGATTATCTTTAGCGTGCTAGTTCTGTTGGGATCACTGCTATTCAGCGgacttttcatcaacaccaaagaaattacGAGTGTCGCTTTCAAGTATCTCAAGAATTTCTCCCTTTTCTATTACGCCTATGAATCGCTTCTAATCAACGAAGTAAAATCATTAATGCtaagagaaaagaaatatggTTTAGATATTGAAGTTCCAGGTGCTACAATCTTAAGTACTTTCGGATTCTCAGTACAGAATCTGGGGTTAGATATTAAGATACTGGGAGTTTTCAGTACTGTATTTTTGATAATCGGTTATGTGGCTTTGAAACTGATAGTGGTGGAGCAAAAGTAG